One segment of Aquimarina sp. BL5 DNA contains the following:
- a CDS encoding McrC family protein, producing the protein MQNNKTISVYEHQRLYAGEQGFEKKHLDALLKLNEYHDFSYFDIIANGIKFKQYVGVIQVDGLTIEIHPKADKNDEDSKWKGVLLQMLQACGKLKASSAGAANVNKNHLNLLEVYFELYLSELQQLLHRGLIKQYRKQTANVKALKGKLEFAGHIQRNQIHKERFYTTHQVYDKDHVLHQVLSKALDIVTQFCRGTYLYDYCQRVKLDFPEVKQIQVTSNQLDKIKLNRKTEPYRYALELARLIILNYSPDISSGREKMISLLFDMNKLWEEYVLVMLQKYCRENDLDIVVSAQQTKSFINSNYLQPDIVIKKGNKNYIIDTKWKVPDNNTVSISDLRQVYAYARFWDAEKVMLLYPGNRKSEDFKQFENEKDNPKHQCKLGFVSVLDSNNKLDISIGEKIINQLEI; encoded by the coding sequence TTGCAAAATAACAAAACCATATCCGTTTATGAACACCAACGTCTGTATGCAGGCGAGCAGGGTTTTGAAAAGAAACATTTGGATGCCTTATTGAAGCTTAATGAATATCATGATTTTTCATACTTTGATATCATCGCTAATGGTATTAAATTTAAGCAATATGTGGGCGTTATTCAGGTAGACGGTCTCACCATAGAAATTCATCCTAAAGCAGATAAAAATGATGAGGATAGCAAATGGAAAGGAGTTTTACTGCAAATGTTACAAGCTTGTGGTAAACTCAAAGCATCGTCTGCAGGAGCAGCTAACGTAAACAAAAATCACCTAAATCTTCTAGAGGTATACTTTGAGTTATATCTTTCAGAATTACAACAATTACTTCATAGAGGATTGATCAAGCAATATAGAAAGCAAACTGCTAACGTAAAAGCCTTAAAAGGGAAATTGGAATTTGCAGGTCATATTCAGCGTAATCAAATTCATAAAGAACGTTTTTATACGACCCATCAAGTATATGATAAAGACCATGTACTACATCAGGTTTTAAGTAAAGCATTAGATATTGTCACTCAGTTTTGTCGTGGAACTTATTTATACGATTATTGTCAACGAGTAAAGCTGGATTTTCCAGAAGTTAAACAGATCCAAGTTACTAGTAACCAATTAGATAAAATTAAATTAAATAGAAAAACAGAACCCTATAGATACGCTTTAGAGTTGGCACGTTTAATCATCCTAAACTATTCACCAGATATTTCCAGTGGACGAGAAAAGATGATTTCATTATTATTTGATATGAATAAACTTTGGGAAGAGTATGTTTTAGTTATGTTACAAAAGTATTGTAGAGAAAATGACCTTGATATTGTGGTGAGTGCTCAACAAACAAAATCTTTTATAAATTCTAACTATCTACAACCAGATATTGTAATTAAAAAGGGGAATAAAAACTATATTATTGACACTAAATGGAAAGTACCAGATAATAATACGGTTTCAATATCAGATTTACGACAGGTTTATGCATATGCTCGTTTTTGGGATGCGGAAAAAGTGATGCTACTATATCCAGGAAACAGAAAAAGTGAAGATTTTAAACAATTTGAAAATGAAAAGGATAATCCTAAGCATCAATGCAAACTAGGATTTGTTTCAGTATTAGATAGTAATAATAAATTAGATATTAGTATTGGGGAGAAGATTATTAATCAATTAGAAATTTGA
- a CDS encoding MauE/DoxX family redox-associated membrane protein: MGIKQLLLYLLSAFFLIAGLNHFIHPAFYLPLIPKYLIYPEYINHISGIAEILLSIMLLFTATRKTAAYLIILLLLAFIPSHIYFIVIGSCVKDGLCVPEWVAWCRLILIHPILIWWAWCVRK; this comes from the coding sequence ATGGGTATAAAACAACTATTACTATACCTTTTATCAGCTTTCTTTTTGATTGCAGGGCTCAATCATTTTATACATCCTGCTTTCTACCTTCCATTGATTCCTAAGTATTTGATATATCCTGAGTATATCAATCATATAAGTGGAATAGCAGAAATACTTTTGAGTATTATGTTACTCTTTACTGCTACTCGAAAAACAGCTGCGTACCTAATTATACTCTTATTATTGGCTTTTATTCCTTCTCACATATATTTTATTGTAATAGGAAGTTGTGTAAAAGATGGGCTATGCGTACCCGAATGGGTAGCTTGGTGTAGGCTTATCTTGATTCATCCTATATTGATTTGGTGGGCTTGGTGTGTGAGAAAATAA
- a CDS encoding alkyl hydroperoxide reductase gives MNTKQMSIILRVAAIYNLIWGAWVVLFPNHFFELVGMELPLHPMIWQGMGMVIGVYGLGYWWAAQDPTTHWPIVMVGFLGKIFGPLGFFMNYVQEKVPFEFIYTLITNDFIWWIPFFLILKKAYQEKKIKWV, from the coding sequence ATGAATACAAAGCAAATGTCTATCATATTACGAGTAGCAGCCATCTATAATTTGATATGGGGTGCTTGGGTGGTATTGTTCCCTAACCATTTTTTTGAATTAGTAGGTATGGAACTTCCTCTGCATCCAATGATTTGGCAAGGAATGGGGATGGTTATTGGTGTTTATGGTTTGGGGTATTGGTGGGCTGCTCAAGATCCTACTACTCATTGGCCTATCGTTATGGTTGGGTTTTTAGGAAAAATCTTTGGACCACTGGGCTTCTTTATGAACTATGTGCAAGAAAAAGTACCTTTCGAATTTATCTACACGCTTATCACGAACGACTTTATTTGGTGGATTCCTTTCTTTTTAATTTTAAAAAAGGCATATCAAGAGAAAAAAATAAAATGGGTATAA
- a CDS encoding YARHG domain-containing protein: protein MINKVYILLFFLLVTMSVSYAQINPYEFDKVLDSIATVEDIPPYLSIEDLWLLRNYLFAKEHYKFKNEGLKEFYELHYDLVGIHDNVSDRFTNRENKIINELKRREQILRKEKTYDVILDHQFSLQNGVLVMNGDSAYRILDKRARYIDTRQLGSELYSIQIESDYRIDIIGCCGTIGVTNDVIKQFLFYKSSGVLVEVPDQITIGKTIDKVIGDKYIFVLNDIFSGAHDLEIYDLKTFELLARVQQIESVTYIDSEYIEIWCFTDQEAAYPYKYVRQYKFENGALKDMKVEQKVNAEWYFAG from the coding sequence ATGATAAATAAAGTATATATATTACTTTTTTTCTTGCTTGTAACGATGAGTGTTTCCTATGCCCAAATCAATCCATATGAGTTCGATAAAGTACTGGATTCCATAGCAACTGTAGAAGATATTCCACCGTATTTATCTATTGAGGATCTATGGTTGTTACGGAATTACCTCTTTGCTAAAGAACACTATAAATTTAAGAATGAAGGGCTAAAAGAGTTTTATGAACTTCATTATGATCTAGTAGGTATCCATGATAATGTATCTGATCGTTTTACAAATCGAGAAAACAAGATTATTAACGAATTGAAAAGACGAGAACAGATTTTACGAAAAGAAAAAACTTACGATGTTATTTTAGATCATCAATTTTCCTTACAAAATGGAGTACTTGTTATGAATGGAGATAGCGCTTATCGCATTCTTGATAAAAGAGCTCGTTATATAGATACACGACAATTAGGTTCTGAGTTGTATAGTATACAGATAGAATCCGATTATCGCATTGACATTATAGGTTGTTGTGGAACAATCGGAGTTACCAATGATGTTATTAAACAATTTTTGTTTTATAAGTCTTCTGGTGTATTGGTAGAAGTTCCTGACCAGATTACTATTGGTAAAACTATTGATAAAGTAATAGGTGACAAGTATATATTCGTTTTAAATGATATTTTTTCTGGTGCTCATGATTTAGAAATATACGACCTTAAAACATTCGAATTATTAGCTCGGGTTCAGCAAATAGAAAGTGTAACGTACATCGATTCAGAATATATAGAAATCTGGTGTTTTACGGATCAAGAGGCAGCATATCCTTATAAGTATGTACGACAATACAAGTTCGAAAATGGAGCATTGAAAGATATGAAGGTTGAACAAAAAGTAAATGCAGAATGGTATTTTGCTGGATAG
- a CDS encoding WG repeat-containing protein produces MIKNIVLSISILLIVSCNGQQNQSENCHENTPKIKEDNILLTSIKEITLGEAKTFLEDQYNSIETLIDFSEANIEFSLTSGEAMSDEEPKFSDSFYQVLPKDSIEKRLDTFFNTMYLQQEIQYPDSYLQIPFDRYDLDVKLIKDYWEDDNNMPILKTNTIYYSNKTTVKDTASFQKDSYRSLATQIPSSKPMDSIEAEFSYTYPIIKEVMLEQKETKTELPDGSIVAATISGNTVSLQYPNTLHEKIVAVEGIHESNNYLVSSGSSGSTRPTKEMIAYLKCFNGTIKTTIDKIENNEIDSKELLRNFLLQNVVEAPENDQLRLQTFQFSGAVKMVKVYIQTGVSEKINKSLILKRAQHSQKATNGYYLAIDKETRKQGLVDETGVWAIHPEYENLRMMNYYYYSGLYNNDYNQLYWLNTKTKRLERVSYELDEVKIYSEKLVNIERETNGPEGVINAKTGSMVIPMKYDYIRPQEGFFITDLNNKEGLYDKNGRRILPEIFNSISIKDDMIYVSKEKDNSYDVKDIYSLKGVSIKKGQWNDYGEFFGKDDLLLVKYNYKKNNVHYYDYLGFINKKGTKIINTKKYLQVKPFSNGLAAVKDKESKSWGYIDTTGKVVIPFLYNEANAFQERYAYVVKNKEALLIDKNNKVFKKLPDTYSSASLPLDSNEAKYHLYNGETYDADGNLVKDKESK; encoded by the coding sequence ATGATTAAAAACATAGTCTTATCTATTAGTATTTTACTTATAGTTTCTTGTAATGGCCAACAAAATCAAAGCGAAAACTGTCATGAAAATACCCCTAAGATTAAAGAAGATAATATATTACTAACTTCAATCAAGGAGATTACCTTGGGTGAAGCTAAAACCTTTTTGGAAGATCAGTACAATAGTATAGAAACTTTAATTGACTTTTCTGAAGCGAATATAGAGTTTTCATTGACCTCGGGAGAAGCAATGAGTGATGAGGAACCAAAATTTAGTGATTCGTTTTATCAGGTATTGCCCAAAGATTCGATAGAAAAAAGATTAGATACTTTTTTTAATACGATGTACCTGCAGCAGGAAATTCAATATCCTGATTCTTATCTGCAAATTCCATTTGACCGTTATGATTTGGATGTAAAACTTATTAAAGATTATTGGGAAGATGATAACAACATGCCTATACTTAAAACGAATACTATTTATTATAGTAATAAAACAACGGTAAAAGATACAGCTTCTTTCCAGAAAGACTCTTATAGGTCTTTAGCAACACAGATACCATCCTCAAAACCTATGGATAGCATTGAGGCTGAGTTTTCATATACATATCCTATTATCAAAGAGGTGATGTTAGAACAAAAAGAAACCAAAACTGAACTACCAGACGGATCCATAGTAGCAGCGACTATCTCAGGGAATACGGTAAGCCTTCAGTATCCAAATACCTTGCATGAAAAAATAGTGGCGGTAGAAGGAATCCATGAAAGCAACAACTATTTAGTATCATCTGGTAGTTCTGGCAGTACTCGACCTACTAAAGAAATGATAGCTTATCTAAAATGCTTTAATGGTACGATAAAAACAACAATTGATAAAATCGAAAATAATGAGATAGATTCCAAAGAGCTATTACGCAACTTTTTATTGCAAAATGTTGTGGAGGCGCCTGAAAATGATCAACTAAGGCTTCAAACTTTTCAATTTTCTGGAGCTGTAAAAATGGTGAAAGTCTACATACAAACAGGAGTTTCTGAAAAAATAAACAAATCTTTGATATTAAAAAGGGCACAACACAGCCAAAAAGCTACTAATGGATATTATCTGGCTATTGATAAAGAAACACGGAAGCAAGGACTTGTAGATGAAACAGGAGTATGGGCTATTCATCCTGAATATGAGAACTTACGAATGATGAATTATTATTATTATTCTGGTCTCTACAATAATGATTACAATCAATTGTATTGGCTAAACACCAAAACTAAGAGGCTGGAGCGGGTGAGTTATGAGCTAGATGAAGTTAAAATCTATTCAGAAAAGCTCGTAAATATAGAACGAGAAACCAATGGACCAGAAGGAGTTATCAATGCAAAAACGGGTAGCATGGTCATCCCTATGAAATATGATTACATTAGGCCACAAGAAGGTTTTTTTATTACGGATCTAAATAATAAGGAAGGACTGTATGATAAAAATGGAAGAAGAATCTTACCAGAAATATTCAATAGCATCAGTATAAAGGATGATATGATTTATGTTTCCAAAGAAAAAGATAATTCGTATGACGTAAAGGATATCTATTCACTGAAAGGTGTGAGTATCAAAAAAGGTCAATGGAACGATTATGGTGAGTTTTTTGGAAAAGACGACTTACTACTGGTAAAATATAACTATAAGAAAAACAATGTTCACTATTATGACTATCTAGGTTTTATTAATAAAAAAGGAACAAAGATTATTAATACTAAGAAATACTTGCAGGTGAAGCCTTTTTCTAATGGTTTAGCTGCTGTAAAAGATAAAGAAAGTAAATCTTGGGGTTATATTGATACCACAGGTAAAGTGGTGATTCCATTTCTGTATAATGAAGCGAACGCTTTTCAGGAGCGATATGCGTATGTCGTAAAAAATAAAGAAGCATTATTAATCGATAAAAATAACAAAGTTTTCAAAAAATTACCAGATACATACAGCAGTGCTTCTCTTCCATTAGATAGTAACGAAGCAAAGTATCATTTATATAACGGTGAAACCTATGATGCTGATGGTAATTTAGTGAAAGACAAAGAATCGAAATAA
- a CDS encoding toxin-antitoxin system YwqK family antitoxin, which translates to MKNYYIFSLFLIIVTTCIAQKEPSVDTTYLRYNRSPGYATLSNYVVVKTKLASGAYEFKEYYRFNEPMSLKATYEGFGNGKKHGFYKEYTKDIFIKEEGEYKDDKKVGEWIYYKKGQLQCKVSYVDDKKEGASVYYANGKELYTWHYKNGKSHGHNKSYHDDGTPKFEGTYIEGKLNGKATEYDKKGFLRTISFYEKGKRHGAFTRYRSDGNVMGAGTYAEGKEIGEWIWYRKNGSIASRELYSEKGRLKKATFYNEKGEEIKTRKKDVFTGVIEEKKKLKRIIQAHVKGKFNYPQTMYQRGIEGKVFVKFKIKKDGNVSDIDYRSDTHNSLEIQAKNLIASIPKQKPAIIHNLPMDVWFSIPMVFRIKP; encoded by the coding sequence ATGAAGAATTATTATATATTTTCACTCTTTCTAATTATTGTCACAACTTGTATTGCTCAAAAGGAGCCATCTGTAGATACTACGTATCTGCGTTACAATCGAAGTCCAGGCTATGCAACGCTATCTAATTACGTGGTGGTCAAAACTAAATTGGCATCAGGTGCATATGAGTTTAAAGAATATTACCGTTTTAATGAGCCCATGTCGTTAAAAGCAACTTATGAAGGTTTTGGTAATGGGAAAAAACATGGCTTTTATAAAGAGTATACGAAAGATATATTTATAAAAGAAGAAGGCGAATATAAAGATGATAAAAAAGTAGGCGAGTGGATTTATTATAAAAAAGGACAGTTGCAATGCAAAGTAAGTTACGTAGATGATAAAAAAGAAGGGGCTTCTGTGTATTATGCAAATGGTAAAGAACTATATACCTGGCATTATAAAAATGGAAAATCACATGGGCATAATAAAAGTTATCATGATGATGGTACGCCTAAATTTGAAGGTACTTATATCGAAGGGAAATTGAATGGTAAGGCTACCGAATATGATAAAAAAGGTTTTCTGAGAACGATTTCTTTTTATGAAAAGGGGAAGCGACATGGAGCATTCACACGGTATAGAAGTGATGGAAACGTGATGGGAGCAGGAACCTATGCCGAAGGTAAAGAAATCGGAGAATGGATTTGGTATAGAAAAAATGGTAGCATAGCTAGCCGGGAGTTATATTCGGAAAAGGGTAGGTTAAAAAAAGCAACGTTTTATAATGAAAAAGGTGAAGAGATAAAAACTAGAAAGAAAGATGTATTTACCGGAGTTATAGAAGAAAAGAAAAAATTAAAAAGAATAATTCAAGCACACGTAAAAGGTAAGTTTAATTATCCACAGACAATGTATCAACGGGGAATAGAAGGAAAGGTGTTTGTGAAGTTCAAAATTAAAAAAGACGGTAATGTTAGTGATATCGATTATAGATCGGATACACATAATTCTTTAGAAATACAGGCAAAAAATCTTATAGCTTCTATTCCAAAACAAAAACCTGCTATTATTCATAATCTGCCTATGGATGTATGGTTTAGTATTCCAATGGTATTTAGAATAAAACCTTGA
- a CDS encoding adenylate/guanylate cyclase domain-containing protein, translating to MNYTLKQYTQLLRQSVLFWTIAMVLYSIFRYYGIESEEGLAVIKKYNGTLGVLYYFVKLINIGILIGVLYATVDFVFDVITKNRISLIYNIIIRTLLHFLVTFIVFTLITDVFTTLTYTHSNVHSVWCCFNKSFWAVILYIVFASFVFSFIKIANEKFGKGVFINILLGKYKNPQEEKRIFMFLDLKDSTTIAEKLGHFKYSQLIQDCFYDLNKVVPKHNAEIYQYVGDEVVLSWPYKKGLANNNCVNLFFAFQQRKQAKAAYYLKKYGVVPEFKAGLHGGKLMVTEVGIVKKEIAYHGDVINTSARIQGQCNTYKVPLLISDKLIQDLKISANLTCQFLGSVLLKGKQEEVNIHTIAKV from the coding sequence ATGAATTATACATTAAAACAATACACACAGCTTCTTAGGCAGTCTGTACTTTTTTGGACCATTGCCATGGTATTATATTCAATATTTAGGTATTATGGAATTGAATCAGAAGAAGGTCTTGCAGTGATTAAAAAGTACAATGGAACATTAGGTGTACTATACTATTTTGTAAAATTAATCAACATCGGAATTTTAATCGGTGTACTATACGCTACTGTCGATTTTGTTTTTGATGTTATTACCAAAAATAGGATCTCTCTTATTTATAATATCATTATCAGAACGCTACTTCATTTTTTAGTGACATTTATTGTATTTACCTTGATTACTGATGTTTTTACGACCCTTACATACACACATTCTAATGTACATAGCGTTTGGTGTTGTTTCAATAAATCATTTTGGGCAGTAATTCTTTATATTGTCTTTGCCTCTTTTGTATTTTCTTTTATAAAGATAGCTAACGAAAAATTCGGAAAAGGAGTTTTTATTAATATCCTTTTAGGGAAATATAAAAATCCACAAGAAGAGAAACGAATCTTTATGTTCCTTGACCTTAAAGATTCTACAACAATCGCAGAAAAATTAGGTCATTTTAAATACAGTCAATTAATACAGGATTGTTTTTATGATCTTAATAAAGTAGTACCAAAACATAATGCAGAAATCTATCAATATGTAGGTGATGAAGTAGTACTAAGCTGGCCATATAAAAAAGGATTAGCTAATAATAATTGTGTAAATCTATTCTTTGCTTTTCAGCAAAGAAAACAGGCTAAGGCAGCATATTACCTAAAAAAATACGGAGTAGTTCCAGAATTCAAAGCAGGATTGCACGGTGGTAAATTGATGGTAACAGAAGTAGGTATTGTAAAAAAAGAAATAGCCTATCACGGAGATGTAATCAATACCTCTGCTCGCATACAAGGGCAGTGTAATACCTATAAAGTACCCTTATTGATCTCAGACAAACTAATACAAGACCTAAAAATCAGTGCTAATTTAACATGTCAGTTTTTAGGAAGTGTATTGCTAAAAGGAAAACAAGAAGAAGTAAATATTCATACAATCGCGAAGGTGTAA
- a CDS encoding adenylate/guanylate cyclase domain-containing protein produces the protein MNRNLKQYIRLLWQSILFWTIVMGLYSIFRYYGIDEEEGFTVIPEYSGNTGTLRALMGFTGIGAMLGFVYASIDFLFDKNTSNKLSLVWDLAIRTLLYFITTILIFTIVMDLFSAIYDLNLDTDRGWWKENKSFWATILYIVLVSFVFSFIKIATEKFGKGVFIKMLLGKYKNPQEEKRIFMFLDLKDSTTIAENLGHFKYSQFIQDCFYDLNKVVPKHDAEIYQYVGDEAVLSWPYKKGLANNNCVDLFFSFQQKKQSKADYYQEKYGVIPEFKAGLHGGELMVTEVGVIKKEIAYHGDVINTSARIQAECNTHKVKLLISEKLLKDLHISKHLSSTFLGSVLLKGKQKEVNIHTIEKKAILT, from the coding sequence ATGAATCGAAATCTAAAACAATACATACGATTGTTATGGCAATCCATTCTTTTTTGGACCATAGTTATGGGATTATATTCCATATTCAGGTATTATGGAATTGATGAAGAAGAAGGTTTTACTGTAATCCCTGAATACAGCGGGAATACTGGAACACTTCGTGCGTTAATGGGATTTACCGGTATTGGTGCTATGCTAGGTTTTGTATATGCTAGTATTGACTTTCTTTTTGATAAAAACACCTCCAATAAATTATCGTTAGTATGGGATCTTGCCATTAGAACTTTACTGTATTTCATAACTACCATTCTTATTTTCACTATTGTTATGGATTTGTTTTCTGCAATCTATGATCTCAATCTGGATACAGATCGGGGTTGGTGGAAAGAAAACAAATCATTTTGGGCTACCATTTTATATATCGTTCTGGTTTCTTTTGTTTTTTCTTTTATAAAAATAGCTACCGAAAAATTTGGCAAAGGTGTTTTTATAAAAATGCTACTAGGTAAATATAAAAACCCGCAAGAAGAGAAGCGAATTTTTATGTTTTTGGATCTTAAAGATTCTACTACTATTGCCGAAAATTTGGGGCATTTTAAATACAGTCAATTCATACAAGATTGTTTTTATGATCTTAATAAGGTAGTACCTAAACACGATGCAGAAATATATCAATATGTAGGAGATGAAGCCGTACTAAGCTGGCCATATAAAAAAGGGTTGGCTAATAACAATTGTGTAGACTTGTTTTTTTCTTTTCAGCAAAAGAAACAAAGTAAGGCAGATTACTATCAGGAAAAGTACGGTGTTATTCCTGAGTTTAAAGCAGGGCTGCATGGTGGTGAACTCATGGTTACCGAAGTAGGTGTGATCAAAAAAGAAATAGCATATCACGGCGATGTGATTAATACATCGGCCCGTATTCAAGCAGAATGTAATACCCACAAGGTAAAACTCTTAATTTCCGAAAAACTATTAAAAGATCTACATATAAGTAAACATCTATCTTCTACTTTTTTAGGTAGTGTATTGCTAAAAGGGAAACAAAAAGAAGTAAATATTCATACTATAGAAAAAAAAGCTATCCTTACATAA
- a CDS encoding SDR family oxidoreductase, with translation MEKILVVGATGTTGNKVINELYNNQNFEPIAMVRKEEQQSQFEKRGIKTVLGDLAEEINHVTNGIDKVVFAAGSKGKALDLVDRKGAMKIIDASKKHRVKKFVMLSSIGADQPKQSNKLQDYLQAKQDADEYLGNSGLDFTIVRPGTLNNEVPTGKITISKSLENKEGAIPRGDVAKVLVQSLHSDIANREVFEILNGEQRIEEALNTMPSVQ, from the coding sequence ATGGAAAAAATATTAGTCGTAGGTGCAACAGGCACCACAGGAAATAAAGTCATTAATGAATTGTATAATAATCAAAATTTCGAGCCTATTGCAATGGTTCGTAAGGAAGAACAACAGTCTCAATTTGAGAAACGGGGCATTAAAACGGTACTTGGAGATTTAGCAGAAGAAATAAACCACGTTACGAATGGCATCGACAAAGTTGTTTTTGCTGCCGGTTCTAAGGGAAAGGCTTTGGATTTGGTAGATCGGAAAGGTGCTATGAAAATTATAGATGCTTCTAAAAAGCATAGAGTAAAAAAGTTTGTGATGCTTAGTTCTATTGGAGCTGATCAACCAAAACAATCAAATAAGCTGCAGGACTATCTTCAGGCAAAACAAGATGCTGATGAATATCTGGGTAACAGTGGGTTGGATTTTACTATTGTAAGACCTGGTACTCTTAATAATGAGGTTCCAACCGGAAAAATTACTATCAGTAAAAGTTTGGAGAATAAAGAAGGGGCTATTCCGAGAGGTGATGTTGCAAAAGTTTTAGTACAGAGCTTGCATTCGGATATCGCTAATCGAGAGGTGTTTGAAATTTTGAACGGAGAACAACGTATTGAAGAAGCTCTAAATACTATGCCAAGCGTACAGTAA
- a CDS encoding glycosyltransferase family 2 protein, translated as MEISKSFEITEAPIINNAFGHRLKNSIGNASSSFILLGTFLLLFGAASLFYFLQPYFEEIHLARMNTVWGISLMVIGFSLLLIKVSFLAYILYLYLRYKTIDTVSDQELPLCTVIVPAYNEGELVYKTLHSLAESDYPIEKLQIISIDDGSQDDTWQWMEKAKSELGNRVSIYQQPENKGKRHALYRGFKLGMGDVFITVDSDSIVKKDTLRVMASPFVTNEECGAVAGNVRVLNSDKALIPRMLNVSFAFSFEFIRSAQSALGSVLCTPGALSAYRREAVMNCREAWITQTFMGQVSKIGEDRAMTNMILKQGYKVLFQRKAYVYTNCPERYKNLYKMFIRWERSNIRENLAMSKFAFSNFREGSKTGTRILLLNQWLKMTMAYPATLLMLFLVFTYPVLFFSSTLVSILLFSSIQAFFYAKKHSLSESLWAYPYSIFYAFTLFWITPYAIATAGRGGWLTRDLTKKELEEQEQQQVVSISS; from the coding sequence ATGGAGATATCAAAATCTTTTGAGATTACAGAAGCACCAATAATTAACAATGCGTTTGGTCATCGTTTAAAGAATAGCATAGGTAATGCTTCCTCTTCTTTTATTTTGTTAGGAACATTTTTATTGTTGTTCGGTGCTGCATCATTATTTTATTTTTTACAACCCTATTTCGAAGAGATTCATTTAGCAAGGATGAATACCGTTTGGGGAATAAGTTTGATGGTAATAGGTTTTTCCTTATTGTTGATTAAAGTTAGTTTTCTAGCATATATTTTATATTTATATCTACGTTATAAAACGATCGACACAGTATCTGATCAAGAATTACCTTTATGTACAGTAATTGTTCCAGCATATAACGAAGGAGAATTAGTATATAAAACGCTTCATAGTCTTGCAGAAAGTGATTATCCGATTGAAAAATTACAAATTATTTCTATTGATGATGGTAGTCAGGATGATACTTGGCAATGGATGGAAAAAGCAAAAAGCGAATTAGGTAACCGTGTTTCTATCTATCAACAGCCAGAGAATAAAGGAAAAAGACATGCACTGTACAGAGGTTTTAAACTTGGTATGGGAGATGTATTTATTACAGTGGATAGCGATTCTATCGTAAAAAAAGATACGCTACGTGTTATGGCTTCTCCGTTTGTGACTAATGAAGAGTGTGGAGCAGTAGCGGGTAATGTGCGTGTATTAAATAGTGATAAAGCATTGATTCCAAGAATGCTTAATGTAAGTTTTGCTTTTAGTTTTGAATTCATTCGTTCTGCACAGAGTGCATTAGGTTCGGTGCTATGTACTCCAGGGGCTTTATCTGCATATCGTAGAGAAGCTGTTATGAACTGTAGAGAAGCTTGGATTACACAAACATTTATGGGGCAGGTTTCTAAAATAGGAGAGGACCGTGCAATGACTAATATGATCTTAAAACAAGGATATAAAGTATTATTCCAACGAAAAGCATACGTATATACTAATTGTCCAGAACGTTATAAGAATTTATATAAAATGTTCATCCGTTGGGAACGAAGTAACATTCGAGAGAATCTTGCGATGAGCAAATTTGCTTTTAGTAATTTTAGAGAAGGATCTAAAACTGGAACAAGAATTCTTTTGTTAAATCAATGGTTAAAAATGACAATGGCATATCCTGCTACCTTATTAATGCTATTTTTAGTTTTTACATATCCAGTTTTGTTCTTCAGTTCTACGCTGGTAAGTATCTTATTGTTCTCTAGTATTCAAGCATTTTTCTATGCTAAGAAGCATAGTTTGTCAGAATCCCTTTGGGCATATCCGTATAGTATATTTTATGCTTTTACGTTATTCTGGATCACTCCGTATGCGATAGCAACCGCAGGAAGAGGCGGTTGGCTTACACGTGACCTAACTAAAAAAGAATTAGAAGAACAAGAACAACAACAAGTAGTTTCGATATCATCATAG